The genomic region CCGTAGTGAAACCGGACCGAGCGGGCGTCATACACCGGGAACGGCCCTCTGTCGACGGACTCCGACGGCTCGCTGCTGAGATCATGTCCCGGATACGCAGTCACGACATTCGATCTTTCCGCCAGGCCAGAAGATAGACGAAGAACGGTCCGCCGACCAATGCCGTCATGATGCCGACCGGCAACTCCGAAGGCGACACGACCGTCCGAGCGAAGGTATCCGCAACCATCAAAAACGTGCCGCCGATCAGGGCGGAGGCCGGCATGACGAGACGATGATCCGCCCCGACCATTAGACGTACGGCATGGGGAATCACCATGCCAATGAAGCCCACCATGCCGCTGACAGAGACGACGGCCCCGGTCATCAGAGCCGAAAACAGGAGAATACGCCGCTTCGCCAACTCCGTGTCGACCCCCAGCGATCGGGCCGGTTCTTCCCCGTATGCCATGACGTTCAGCACGTTGACCTGCCCAAACAACAGAGTCAAACAGACCGCGGCGTAGAGAGAGAACACCAGCAGCGTCGGATATGCCGGCGCCATGAGGGACCCCATGAGCCAGATCATCATGCCGAAGGAACGGTTGGGATCCATGATCGACGTAATGAACATGATCAGCGCCGAAAAAATCGCATTGAGAATGACGCCGGCCAACAACACACTGTGGATGGGCAACCGATCGTAACTTGCGGCCATCCGATACATCAGGGCCAGCGCCACCACGCTGCCCGCGAATCCACAGAGCGGCAATGCCGACATGGCCATCACGGTCGTCCCAACGCCGAACAGAACGGCGACGGATACGCCGAGCGCGGCGCCGCTCGAGACACCGAGCACGTACGGATCGGCCAACGGATTGCGCAGCAGCGCCTGCAGAGCCACTCCGACCGCCGCCAGGCAACCACCGACGAGAAACCCCAGGAAGATTCTCGGCAGACGCACCTGCAGCAGAATCGTCGCCATCACATCCGACTCGCTCCGACGATCGCTCGTGGCTTCGACCATTCGGGCAAAGATGCGCGCCATTTCGTTGAGACCGACAAACTGCGTTCCAAATTGGAGACACAGCAGGGCCAGGAGCGCGGCCAGCACCAGCAACATTCCAATGACCGCCGTCCAACGGCCTGCGCCCAGTGTCGACTTTCGAAACACTTCATCGTCGGCGAACGCGGCGGGTGCCGTCTTCGGTTCTGGTACTGGAGGAGGAAGGCCAACCGATGCGGAGGGCGAAGAATGGTCGGATGGCGACATCATGGCAAGGGAGCGGCGTTGTCCGAGAGAGAAACCTCGGGATGAATCGCTCGCGCCAGGAGCTCCAACCCTTCGACCACACGAGGGCCGGGACGGTTGAGCGCATCCGACGACACCTCACGCAATTGCCGGTGTCGGACGGCAGACAGACTGCTCCAGCGGTTCCATTCGTTCTGCTCGCTCTTTGGAACGCTTTCCACAGGACCGACGGGAAAAATGATGACCTCCGGGTCTTCCTGCAGCACCGTTTCAATGCTGAGCGTCGGATAGGGGGACGCAGCGCCATGCGCCACGTTGATCCCGCCGGCCAATCCGATCATCTGGTGAATGTAACTTCCGGGACCGACCGTGATGAGCGGATGACTGTTCAGCACGTACAGCACGCGCTTCTTGTTCGATGCCGCGATCTGTTTCGCAACTGCGGCAATGCGTTCTCGCATCCGACCCGTCACCTCATCGGACACCTTCGTCTTATTGAATATTTTCCCCAAACTTTGAATCTGCATCAGGATGTCGTCGACGGTCTTCGCGTCCATCAGAAACACGGGAATTTTCAACTCTTCCAGCTTGGCGACGACATCGGATCGGAGAAACTCCTGCGGCGCGACGATCATGTCCGGCCGAAGCGCGATGAGCGCTTCAAGATTGTGTCGCGCATAACCCACCTTCGGTTTCGACAGGGCGGCTGCCGGGAAGTCACACAGTTCCGTGACGCCGACGATTTGCTCGTCAAGACCGAGGGCAAAGAGCATTTCCGTAATGCTCGGTGCGAGCGAGACTACCCTGCTCGGCGCCTTTGCAATGTAGAGTTTCCGTCCGGCGTCATCCACAAACGTTCGCGGCGTGATATTCGCCATGAACGGCATACCGGTTAGGATCCCTTGCTGGCGGCGCGGCATCATCGCACTCTCGGCTTCCTGAACATCGACGACTCCAAAGACGAAGAGAACCAGGCACAGCCCGAACAGGAGGCAGGACCTGAAGACTCCGGCTTGGCCAAACAGTCTTTGTGCGACGGCCTTGGCGGGCGAGCAGACCGTGCGCTCCGCGTCCAAGACACCAGAGGATGACCGCGAGGGCCGGCAGGTTCGAAAGGTCCGTCGTGGCAAAGTCAAAAAAAATCCTCAAGGTCTAATGATGACCCTGAGGACTGCACCCGCTTCTTCATCCTCGTCTGCGCCCCAGCCCACGAGGGAACAGTTGGTATTCCTCCAAGCAGGTATTCTGGCTCATGGTTCGCCCTACTCCCCGCGCCTTCCCATCCGATGAATCGGACAGTGGTCTTGGCGGGTTTCGTCCCCACTGACAGCGGCGGGACCGCGAGGGATTCGCACCCTCTTCCCTTACCCGGAGGCTATGTGAGCGGGCACTCTAGGAGACAGGGACAAAACTTGTCAAGTTCATTATTGTCCGCATGATGAGCGGCAATTAGCTCCCGGCCCTAGTCAGGAACGAATCTACGCCGAAATAGCCAACAACCAGAGCAATTCTTGTGGGATACGGCCGGGCATGAGCCTTGCTGTTTGGGGAATGTTCACCAGAAACGGTCTGAAACCATCCTCTGCAGGCGACTCGATGAAACACCTCCTGATTGCACTGGCGACTCTCTGGATTCTCTTCCAAATCACCTCATTGATCGGACTCTCGAACAATCCGTCGGGGGTGACTCCACTAACCCGCCTGGCCGAGCCTCCCGCGGTCCACCTGACCGACCCCTATCACAACGCCTATTTCTTCCTCTTGGGACTGGCCTCGTCCGCTGGACTCGATCCGGGGAAGGTCGGTTATGAAATATGGGTCGAAGCACGCGAGACGTCGGACGGTCGTCGGTTCGATTACGACAAACCGGAACGACTCGACTTACAAGTGTCGCATCCTCTCGGACAAGCGTTTCCCAACTGGGACACAGAGGATCCGATCATGGCATTTCGCGACAAGAACGCTCCGGTCAAGGCTTGGACGTCGCAGCATGGTCTTCTCCTGGAGCGATACGAGCATTGCCTGGACATGTCGTTTGAGGATCGGGGGTTCGGCCAGCGGGCAACGCCCAGGTTCGCAGAAGTCATGCTCGCCCACCGACTGTACATTGCCGATGGATTCTCACGCTCCACGACTGCCGGATTGGACCGTTTGAACAAGGAACTGACGTTCTGGCGAATGGTGTTGCGCGAGGCCACGACGCCCGACATGACGGTCGCCGCACAATTCGTCGTTCAAGACGACGCCAAATTGATTTCGAGGATGGTTTCACGACCAGCCGTAGACAAGACCCTTCTGCTGACCGCTTTACAACTCATGGTTCCGCTGACGTCGTCCGAATATTCCCTCCGTTGGCCGATTCGTCATCAACTGGCTGTCGCCGGCCGCGAGACGCAAGGTCGACTCGCTCCGGCAAAGGATTCGCTGGTCTCGAGCAATCCGGAACGTGATTGGCTTATTGCCACCACACAGCTCCCGGACAATGCCTTCGCCAAGATCGAGCATCCCCGGCCACCCTCTTTTCTCGGTTATTCTTTGGGCAGCCGACAGACGGATGAAATGTATGCGGGATACTATGAAGCGATCACGAAAGCCTCGGGGACCGGAGAGGGATCGCTGCCGACCTTGCATCAAATCTCCGGCAACGTCCATCGAGGGTTTCTGGAGAGCCTGGTCAATCCCGCACCGGTCGAACCCGATTGGAATATCTTCCGCCATCAATTGATGGAAACCGACGCCAGGCTTCGTCTCGCATCGTTGCAGATCCAATTGCGACGGCCGAGCGGCACGGCCGCGGTCCCGACCAGACTGGCGGAGGTCGGGTCGCAATACTTCGATCCCTTTACGGGACTACCGATGCTGTGGAGTCAGACGCAGCAAAAAATCTACAGTGTCGGGAAAGACCGGCTTGACGACGGGGCGGATGCGTCGTTTGACATCACGGCTCCTGCGCTCGTCGGCCTGTCACCCAAGAGCTCCACGGGAAAGGATCCGCAACTGTAATTCCCCTCCATCCACTCTCCGACCGTATCCCGCGCAACGCGGATCAGTGAGCGCCATCAAAAGCGGGAATCCAGACAAGGGCTTCCTTTGCGTATTGAGTCTCGATGATGGGGATCCGCTTTCATAGGCATGACGCAAGGTGAAACTGACTCACGACCCACCGCTGCACAGACTTGTCACATCCATCGGCTCTGTGGTAAATTCCCTGCTTGTCTGTCACTTGACTTAGCCCAAGGAGCCTCCCGTGGCATTTGCATGCGATATCTGCCTCAAACGGCATCAGACCGGTAACAACGTGAGCCATGCGAACAACAAGACGAAACGTTCGTTCAACCCCAATCTTCAACGGGTGAGGGCCATCGTCGACGGATCGACGAAACGCATTCGCGTCTGCACTCGCTGTCTGCGGAGCGGTTTGGTCAAGAAAGCCGTCTAGCCGCCGATCTCGAACCCTCCGAGGGTCCCCGTCCCGTCCCTGATCTCAAGACACTTCGGGTTGGCCTCTAGGACTGGTCCCTCCCTACGGAGCGGACCAGAGCACGCGGCCGGAACGGTCGCTGAGCTTGATCGCAAGGGGCTCGTCGGGCGAGAGCGCCAGCTTCTTGCTTCCATCTCTACTGGTAAGGATGAACCCGACTTCTCCTTGAGGATCGAGTCCAAGACCCGCCCGTGCCTTGCCGCTTGAATCCAGGAGAAGAAACTCTTCCGCATTAATGCCCTTCGCCTTCTCGGCACCAGCGCTGCTCGAATCGAATATGATCCCGGTCAACGCCGATCCCACGACATTTCCCAAGAACACCACTGCAAGTAGAAGGAAGTATTGACCACGGGTCACGGCAAATCCTTTCTGTGACAGGGACATGTCGGCTGAGACAGGGAGTTGATTGGCCATGGAGACGGCTGGAACAGGCCCGGGGATCAGAAGTAAGTACGGTTGGAGCGGGCGATGGGATTTGAACCACACTCCGTCGCCGGATCGGCTCTGATGCCTGCCTCCCGGCTCCCACTGAGGGGGTCATCCCCCTCGTGCACTCCCCACGAAAGGGGCGCACCCCTTTCGAAATCCCCGTCGTGGGTCCAAATCCTTCGAAGCGCTGGAACACGTTTGGAGCGGGCGATGGGATTTGAACCCACGACAACTAGCTTGGGAAGCTAGGACTCTACCACTGAGCTACGCCCGCTCGCTGCCTCAGATCCTACGCCGCGGCGGAGATTTAAGTCAAGGAAGCCGCTTCTATGGCAGGACTTCAATCAGCGCAAACTTTCTCTTTCCCACTTTGATCCGGTAGGTGCTCCCGGGATTGAGCGTCAGCACGGCATTCGCATCGCTCTGCTTGACTCCCTCGACCTCGATCCCGCCCTGGATGACGAGGCGGCGCGCTTCGCTCTTGCTCGCCAACAGCTTGGTCATGGCAACGAGATCGACAAGGCCGATCGTGCCGCTTGCGCCAAGGTCATCTTTAGCGACCTTCACACGCACATCCGGTTCGCTGGGAAACTCCCGCTCCTGAAATTTCAGTTGGAACGCTTCGCGGGCCGCGCGCCCCGCCTCCTGTCCGTGATAGAGCGTGACGATATGCTGCGCCAGGCTCTGCTTGGCTTCCATCGGATGCGACGTCTTCACCGAGGCCAGATCCTCGGTCGTCAGCACCTCATAGTACCGGATCATCAGTTCGTCGCTGACCGACATGATTTTCCCGAACATTTCGCTCGGCGGATCCTCCAATCCCACATAGTTGCCGAGACTCTTGCTCATCTTCTTGCCGCCGAAGATTCCTTCAAGCAGCGGCATGGTGATCACGGCTTGAGGTTCCTGGCCATAGTCACGCTGCAGATCTCGTCCGACGAGCAGATTGAACTTCTGATCGGTTCCTCCTAATTCCACGTCGGCCTTCAGAACGACCGAATCATACCCTTGAACCAGGGGATAGAGAAATTCGTGGACGCTGATGGGCTTTTGCTCCTGATACCGCTTGTGAAAATCGTCTCGCTCCATCATGCGGGCGACGCGATAATGTGACGCCAGCTCGACCAATTCCGCCGCGGACATCGTGCTCATCCATCGACTGTTGAATTCGATGGTTGTCCTCTTGGGATCCAGCAGCTTGAAGATCTGCCTTTCGTAGGTCGTGGCGTTGTCCCGAACCTGATCCTTGGTCAATGCCCTCCTCGTTTCTGACACCCCGGTCGGATCCCCGATCATCCCCGTGAAGTCGCCGATCAAAAAGATCACCTGATGTCCGAGGTCCTGAAAATGCTTCAACTTGTGAATCAGAACGGTATGGCCGAGATGCAGATCGGGCGCGGTCGGATCAAAGCCGGCCTTGATCCGCAGCGGCCGATTGGCCGCCAACGCGCGGCTGAGCTTGGATTCCAATTCGGCCTGTTGAATCACCTCGACCGTCCCGCGAAGAATCAAATCGATTTGCCGGACCAATTCACTCATGCGGAAACCCTTCCGTCACCATCCGGCGGCCAGATGGTCACCTGGATCAGATTCTTGATTCTGTCGAACTTCTTTTTTCCGATGCCTTTCACGTCGCGCAAGTCCTCGACGCGGCTAAACGGCCCGACATCTTGCCGATATTTCATAATCCGTCCCGCCAGAACCGCTCCGATACCCGGAAGTGATTCCAGATCCTTCTCCGTTGCCCGATTCAAATCGATCTTCCCGACTCCCTTCGTCGGCGAAGTCCGTTTGACCGGTTCGGCGCCCTCCGTGATCGGTACCGGAATCGGAGCCGCACCAACCGGTCCTTCGACATGGAGCGCCGGTGCAGCCTCGTCCGGCAGGACCCGCACGCCATCGGGCTCTGGCTGTGGGAGCGTCCATCCGATCCAAAAAATCACGCCCATGGTGAGCGCAACCATGGCGCACTTGATCAAGAACGAGACAATCATCGATTCGCCCGCTTTCGGACCTGATGAATCGCTCCGCGCCCCGAATCCTCCGCCGCCTCCATCATGCCTTCCGCCATCGTCGGATGCGCGTGGATCATGTCGGCGATCTGATTCACATTCGCGCCGATCTCCATGGCCAGCGCAGCCTCATGAATGAGATCCGCGGCATGGGATCCGATGATGTGGGCCCCGAGTATCCGGCCCGACTCGCTTTCGGATATGATCTTGCAGAATCCGGTCGTCTCTCCCGTTGCTTGAGCCTTTCCCGTCGCCACAAACCTGAATCGTCCGACTTTGACGGCGGCATCTGCGTCCAGTCCATTCGCCCGCATCCGTTCTCGCGCCTGCGCTTCCGTCAGTCCGACTCGGCCGATTTCCGGCAGCGTGAAAATACCGGCTGGAATGACCTCATACCGAATCGTCGACCGATGGCCCATAATGTTCTCGACCGCCACCTTGCCCTGCGCCGAGGCCACATGGGCCAGCATTGCTTTCCCGACTACGTCGCCGATCGCATAGATGTCGGACACAGTGGTCTCCATGCGCTCGTTTACCAGAATCTCGCCACGACGACCGAGTTCCACTCCGGCCTCCTCAAGCCCGAGGCCGCGGCTGTTGAAACCCCGTCCAACGGACACCAGAAACATGTCCGCGACGATCTTCTCCCCGTTCTTGCAATGAACCGTGATGGCAGATTCCCCTCGCTCGACTGAATCGACCGTCGTCCCGGTCATCACCGTCACGCCGCGCTTCTTCAGCTCTCGCGCCATCGTCGCGGAAACTTCCTCATCTTCGAGCGGCAAAATGCGATCCACCAACTCCACCACGGTGACTTCCGTCCCAAGTCCACTATACAGGGTGGCGAATTCACAACCTTCAACTCCGCCTCCCAGAATCAGCAACCGGCGAGGAATGGTCGAAAGATCCAGCAGTTGCCGGCTGGTGACGATCACTCTTCCGTCTATCGGAAACTGGGACGGATTGGGCCATGAGGAGCCGGTGGCAATCACGACGGCGTCGGCCTCGAGCGTCTGTTCAGTCCCGTCATTGAGGGCAACATGCACCATGCCCTTGCCCCGTATCGTCCCGACTCCTTCCAGATGCCGAATATCCCACGACTTGAAGAGTGTAGCGATCCCCTTCACCAGAGTCTCCACGACCTTATTCTTTCTCGACACCATGCGGGCCAGGTCGTACGCGACGTTCCCCTCGAGGACCAATCCCATCGACTCGGCATGTTTGAGCTTGTCGCCGAGTTCCACGACGGCCAACAGCGCTTTGCTCGGAATACACCCCCAATTCAGGCAAACGCCGCCAAGCGCCTGAGCCTCCACGACGCTCACACGGGCGCCGAGCTGGGCCGCGCGGATTGCGGCCACGTACCCCCCGGGGCCGGCGCCGAGGATCACGATGTGCTTGGGCATGAGAGAAAACTTAGTGTTTCTGGCTTGCGAGATATGATTCGTACTGGGACGAGGTCATGAGCGATTCGACCTCATCCGAGTTCGAGAGGTGCACGACAATCATCCATCCCTTGCCGTACGGATCACTGTTGACCAGCTCGGGATGATCTTTGAGGTCGGCATTGACCTTGGCAATCGTCCCGCTCACCGGGGTGTAGATCGTCGACGTGGTTTTGGTCGACTCTACTTCCCCGATCTGTTGGCCGGCGGTAACGACCGCTCCGGCTTTGGGCAGATCGACAAATACGATGTCGCCGAGGGCATCTTGCGCGAAATGGCTGATCCCGACCGTACCGTCGGTCTCTTTCACGCGAACCCACTCATGCTCTTTATGGTATCGAAGATCAGGCGGTATCATTGGTTTCCGAATCCGGTTATCCCACCACGCTCATTTCGGGGAAAAAGTAGGCGATTTCTACCCGAGCCGTCTCAGGAGAATCCGAGCCGTGCACCGCATTGTACTCAATGTTGGTCCCGTGCTTCGCGCGAATCGTGCCCTTGTCGGCCTTCGCCGGGTCGGTCGCGCCCATGAGCTCCCGATTCTTCTTGATGGCATTTTCGCCCTTCAACACCAGCACCACGACCGGACCGGACGACATGAACGTGCAGAGGCTGTCGAAAAAGGGTCTGGCACGGTGCACCGCGTAGAATCCTTCCGCAATCCCTTTTCCCATGACCAGCATTCGCATCGCGACCGGGCGCAATCCGGCTTGCTCATACTGCGAGATGATGTCTCCAATCGCCTGTTTTTTCACCGCATCGGGTTTGATGATTGCCAGTGTTCGCTCGCTCATTATGAAACGTCTTCCTCCGGTCTAATTGTGGCGAAGTTGAAAATTTCTGCGCCATTATAGGGGCGCTTCCGGTCAGTTTCAAGACGTGACGCCGCACATCAGGAAAAGTGGCGGAGCACCTCGTGAGGCCTGAAGACCCCTCGCTCCGTGATGATGCCGGCGATGAATTCAGCGGGGGTCACATCGAAGGCGGGATTGTACACCGATACACCCTTTGGAGCGATGATGCGATCGCCAAGCATGGTCGTCACTTCCTGCGGGTTCCGCTGCTCAATGGCGATGTCGTTCCCGGAAGGAGTCTTGAGATCGATGGTCGAATAGGGGGCGGCCACATAGAAGGGAATACCATGCGCCCGAGCCAGCACCGCGACCGAGTACGTCCCGATCTTGTTGGCTACGTCTCCGTTGGCCGCGATCCGATCCGCGCCGACGATACAAAGTTGTACTTTTCCCTGCCGCATCATGATCCCGGCCATGCCGTCCGTGATAAGGGTGACCGGAATACCATCCTGCATCAACTCCCAGGCGGTGAGTCTCGCCCCTTGAAGAACCGGCCTGGTCTCGTCGGCGATGACTTGAATGCGCTTTCCCTCCTCCCAAGCAGCCCGAACGACGCCCAGAGCTGTCCCGTATCCGGCTGTCGCCAGCGCCCCGGCGTTGCAATGCGTGAGGATCGTCTGTCCGTCCTCAATCAAGCGAGCACCGTGCCGGCCCATGGCTTTGCACAGCGCGATGTCCTCTTCCAAAATACTCTGAGATTCGCGAACCAATCCGGTCTTGATGGCGGAAAGCGGCTGGGACCGAAGCTCATGGAGCGTTCGCTTCATTCGCTCGATGGCCCAAAAGAGATTCACGGCAGTGGGCCTGGTGGCAGCAAGGAGTTCGCAAACTCCGCTAAGATCGTTTTCAAGCTGGAAATAGTTCTCGGCTTCGCTCAATTGGGCCCCAAGGGCCACCCCCATGGCAGCCGTCACGCCGATGGCCGGCGCCCCTCGAACCTTCAGTTCTCGGATGGCCCGGGCAACCGATTCGACATCCCGGCATTCGAGAATCTCGACATGCTCGGGCAGTCGACTCTGGTCGAGCAATCGGATCGCTCCCTCGTGCCAGCATACGGTTGGAACCATGACCTCTTGTAGCGAGAACGATGTCCCAGTGCAAGAGGCACGCGGTTTTAACAATATGGCTCGTCAGAAATGCGGATCGGCTTGTCTGGAAATCAGGACCGCGGGGGGGACGCTAGGGGGAAAGACCTGAGACCTAACGGCTATTGACCTTCTTGACCATAGGAAGGACGTTACTGGCGTCGTCCTCGGGCTTGGTCAATTCACGTTCCAGCATAGCTCGAATGAACCCGCTGGTGGTGTATCCCTGCTGTTTGAGGGCATCGAGCTGGGCTTTCAATTCAACCGGTAACTGGATGACGATTCGTACGAGTTTCGGCATTGCTCACTCCTTGAAAGAGATCCCGCCCCCGGAAAATCATCTCCCGGAGTGCACACGCTATGCCTTGATGGGGTTATTATCGCCACGAATGAAATTGAGGACTTATAGCAAATGGCCGATTTTTGTCTCTCCAAGGAGGCAGCCAATTTCGTCAAGTCAACCACGGAAGTGTACGGTGATGTACGTGAACCTTTGCAATTCCGTTCAGATCCGCTGGCCCCACTGATTCCACAGGCGGTTCCAGTTGGCCTCTTCAGAACCCCACAATA from Nitrospira japonica harbors:
- a CDS encoding FecCD family ABC transporter permease; translation: MFRKSTLGAGRWTAVIGMLLVLAALLALLCLQFGTQFVGLNEMARIFARMVEATSDRRSESDVMATILLQVRLPRIFLGFLVGGCLAAVGVALQALLRNPLADPYVLGVSSGAALGVSVAVLFGVGTTVMAMSALPLCGFAGSVVALALMYRMAASYDRLPIHSVLLAGVILNAIFSALIMFITSIMDPNRSFGMMIWLMGSLMAPAYPTLLVFSLYAAVCLTLLFGQVNVLNVMAYGEEPARSLGVDTELAKRRILLFSALMTGAVVSVSGMVGFIGMVIPHAVRLMVGADHRLVMPASALIGGTFLMVADTFARTVVSPSELPVGIMTALVGGPFFVYLLAWRKDRMS
- a CDS encoding ABC transporter substrate-binding protein, with the translated sequence MPRRTFRTCRPSRSSSGVLDAERTVCSPAKAVAQRLFGQAGVFRSCLLFGLCLVLFVFGVVDVQEAESAMMPRRQQGILTGMPFMANITPRTFVDDAGRKLYIAKAPSRVVSLAPSITEMLFALGLDEQIVGVTELCDFPAAALSKPKVGYARHNLEALIALRPDMIVAPQEFLRSDVVAKLEELKIPVFLMDAKTVDDILMQIQSLGKIFNKTKVSDEVTGRMRERIAAVAKQIAASNKKRVLYVLNSHPLITVGPGSYIHQMIGLAGGINVAHGAASPYPTLSIETVLQEDPEVIIFPVGPVESVPKSEQNEWNRWSSLSAVRHRQLREVSSDALNRPGPRVVEGLELLARAIHPEVSLSDNAAPLP
- the rpmB gene encoding 50S ribosomal protein L28 produces the protein MAFACDICLKRHQTGNNVSHANNKTKRSFNPNLQRVRAIVDGSTKRIRVCTRCLRSGLVKKAV
- the tyrS gene encoding tyrosine--tRNA ligase, which translates into the protein MSELVRQIDLILRGTVEVIQQAELESKLSRALAANRPLRIKAGFDPTAPDLHLGHTVLIHKLKHFQDLGHQVIFLIGDFTGMIGDPTGVSETRRALTKDQVRDNATTYERQIFKLLDPKRTTIEFNSRWMSTMSAAELVELASHYRVARMMERDDFHKRYQEQKPISVHEFLYPLVQGYDSVVLKADVELGGTDQKFNLLVGRDLQRDYGQEPQAVITMPLLEGIFGGKKMSKSLGNYVGLEDPPSEMFGKIMSVSDELMIRYYEVLTTEDLASVKTSHPMEAKQSLAQHIVTLYHGQEAGRAAREAFQLKFQEREFPSEPDVRVKVAKDDLGASGTIGLVDLVAMTKLLASKSEARRLVIQGGIEVEGVKQSDANAVLTLNPGSTYRIKVGKRKFALIEVLP
- a CDS encoding ComEA family DNA-binding protein, which gives rise to MIVSFLIKCAMVALTMGVIFWIGWTLPQPEPDGVRVLPDEAAPALHVEGPVGAAPIPVPITEGAEPVKRTSPTKGVGKIDLNRATEKDLESLPGIGAVLAGRIMKYRQDVGPFSRVEDLRDVKGIGKKKFDRIKNLIQVTIWPPDGDGRVSA
- the lpdA gene encoding dihydrolipoyl dehydrogenase; its protein translation is MPKHIVILGAGPGGYVAAIRAAQLGARVSVVEAQALGGVCLNWGCIPSKALLAVVELGDKLKHAESMGLVLEGNVAYDLARMVSRKNKVVETLVKGIATLFKSWDIRHLEGVGTIRGKGMVHVALNDGTEQTLEADAVVIATGSSWPNPSQFPIDGRVIVTSRQLLDLSTIPRRLLILGGGVEGCEFATLYSGLGTEVTVVELVDRILPLEDEEVSATMARELKKRGVTVMTGTTVDSVERGESAITVHCKNGEKIVADMFLVSVGRGFNSRGLGLEEAGVELGRRGEILVNERMETTVSDIYAIGDVVGKAMLAHVASAQGKVAVENIMGHRSTIRYEVIPAGIFTLPEIGRVGLTEAQARERMRANGLDADAAVKVGRFRFVATGKAQATGETTGFCKIISESESGRILGAHIIGSHAADLIHEAALAMEIGANVNQIADMIHAHPTMAEGMMEAAEDSGRGAIHQVRKRANR
- the gcvH gene encoding glycine cleavage system protein GcvH, with product MIPPDLRYHKEHEWVRVKETDGTVGISHFAQDALGDIVFVDLPKAGAVVTAGQQIGEVESTKTTSTIYTPVSGTIAKVNADLKDHPELVNSDPYGKGWMIVVHLSNSDEVESLMTSSQYESYLASQKH
- the ndk gene encoding nucleoside-diphosphate kinase; the protein is MMSERTLAIIKPDAVKKQAIGDIISQYEQAGLRPVAMRMLVMGKGIAEGFYAVHRARPFFDSLCTFMSSGPVVVLVLKGENAIKKNRELMGATDPAKADKGTIRAKHGTNIEYNAVHGSDSPETARVEIAYFFPEMSVVG
- the mtnA gene encoding S-methyl-5-thioribose-1-phosphate isomerase — translated: MVPTVCWHEGAIRLLDQSRLPEHVEILECRDVESVARAIRELKVRGAPAIGVTAAMGVALGAQLSEAENYFQLENDLSGVCELLAATRPTAVNLFWAIERMKRTLHELRSQPLSAIKTGLVRESQSILEEDIALCKAMGRHGARLIEDGQTILTHCNAGALATAGYGTALGVVRAAWEEGKRIQVIADETRPVLQGARLTAWELMQDGIPVTLITDGMAGIMMRQGKVQLCIVGADRIAANGDVANKIGTYSVAVLARAHGIPFYVAAPYSTIDLKTPSGNDIAIEQRNPQEVTTMLGDRIIAPKGVSVYNPAFDVTPAEFIAGIITERGVFRPHEVLRHFS
- a CDS encoding ribbon-helix-helix domain-containing protein, whose product is MPKLVRIVIQLPVELKAQLDALKQQGYTTSGFIRAMLERELTKPEDDASNVLPMVKKVNSR